CAGCAACTTCGGCGCTTTCGTCGAGATCCTGCCTGGCAAGGAGGGCTTGGTCAGAACGGCAGAGCTCGCTGAATACCACGTCAGCCGGCCAGAGGATGTGGTAAGGGTAGGCGATGAGATTATGGTCAAGGTTATCGAAATTGACTCCCAGGGTAGGATAAACTTGTCTCGCCGAACCGTACTTGAGGGTACTACCAGCCAGACTGATGCGGCGTCAAAGCGAGCCACTCAGGTTATGCCTGGCGATCGCTTTCAACACCCGAGGAGACCAGCACCACCACACTCGCCAGAACGCGAACGACGCCTGACTGGTCCTAGCCACCCGGAACAGCGCCAGCCGCCTCGCCGTCCCTTCGGCAAAAGATGGTAACAATCACTAAAGAGGGTGCCACGAAGTGATGGGCCACAAGCGTGACTATTACGATATCCTTGGCCTTCCTCGAGGCGCTAGTGAAGAGGAGATAAGAAAAGCATACCGGAGACTGGCTCGCCAATATCACCCCGACGTAAACCGAGAGGAGTCAGCAAATGAACGTTTCAAGGAGATAAACGAGGCCTACGAGGTTCTCAGCGACCCTGAGAAACGGCGTAAATATGATCAGTTCGGTCACGTCGGACTGGGGGGATTTGGCGATCTGGGTGGCTTTGAGACCTTTGGCTTTGGTGATATCTTTGAAACCTTCTTCGGTGGATTTGCTAGTGCAACAGCCAGACGGGGCGTCCAGCGTGGTGCTGATCTTCGCTATGACCTCACGCTCACCTTCGAGGAGGCGGTCTTCGGTTGTGAGAAGGAATTAGCCATACCTCGTTGGGAAAGGTGCCCCGCTTGCGGGGGCATGGGGGTAGAACAAGGGACACAGCCAGTGCGCTGTCCTAACTGCGATGGTACCGGCGAGATCAGAAGAGCTCGCCAAACAATCTTTGGTCAGTTCATAAGTGTTACCGTCTGTGATCGTTGCCAGGGTGAGGGCAAAATAATCGTAACGCCCTGCGCTACATGCCATGGTACCAGCCGCGTCCAGACAGTCCGCCACATCCGAGTCAAGATTCCAGCCGGCGTGGATGATGGGACACAGATTAAATTAAGTGGTGAAGGGGAGGCCGGCATCAAGGGTGGTCCTCCTGGTAGCCTCTACGTGGTCTTAAGAGTTCAGGAACACTCTCTATTCAAGCGGATAGGAAACGATATTATCTATGAGTTACCCCTCAATATTGTCCAGGCTGCACTGGGTGATGAGGTGAATGTTCCTACTGTA
Above is a genomic segment from Chloroflexota bacterium containing:
- the dnaJ gene encoding molecular chaperone DnaJ, whose translation is MGHKRDYYDILGLPRGASEEEIRKAYRRLARQYHPDVNREESANERFKEINEAYEVLSDPEKRRKYDQFGHVGLGGFGDLGGFETFGFGDIFETFFGGFASATARRGVQRGADLRYDLTLTFEEAVFGCEKELAIPRWERCPACGGMGVEQGTQPVRCPNCDGTGEIRRARQTIFGQFISVTVCDRCQGEGKIIVTPCATCHGTSRVQTVRHIRVKIPAGVDDGTQIKLSGEGEAGIKGGPPGSLYVVLRVQEHSLFKRIGNDIIYELPLNIVQAALGDEVNVPTVDGVEAKIRIPAGTQNGRVFRLKEKGIPYARGGGRGDQQIKVKIVIPTELTQKQKEILLELSQTFGTPVTPQDGKGFFHKVKDVFAPD